A section of the Trachemys scripta elegans isolate TJP31775 chromosome 10, CAS_Tse_1.0, whole genome shotgun sequence genome encodes:
- the RNPS1 gene encoding RNA-binding protein with serine-rich domain 1 isoform X1 has translation MEFSGMKKKSLLGFKENNKKSSTRAPSPTKRKDRTEDKSKDRSKDKVSTKESSEKDRGRDKTRKRRSASSGSSSTRSRSSSTSSSGSSSSTGSSSGSSSSSASSRSGSSSTSRSSSSSSSSGSPSPSRRRHDNRRRSRSKSKPPKRDEKERKRRSPSPRPTKVHVGRLTRNVTKDHIMEIFSTYGKIKMIDMPVDRLNPHLSKGYAYVEFENPDDAEKALKHMDGGQIDGQEITATAVLAPRPRPPPRRFSPPRRMLPPPPMWRRSPPRMRRRSRSPRRRSPVRRRSRSRSPGRRRHRSRSSSNSSR, from the exons ATGGAGTTTTCAGGAATGAAAAAGAAGAGTTTGCTAGGattcaaagaaaataataaaaaatccagCACTAG GGCTCCCTCTCCAACCAAGCGCAAAGATCGGACTGAAGACAAATCCAAGGACAGATCCAAGGACAAAGTGTCCACCAAGGAATCAAGCGAAAAGGATCGTGGTCGGGACAAAACGCGCAAAAGGCGCAGTGCTTCCAGTGGTAGCAGCAGTACCAG gtccCGCTCCAGCTCCACTTCCAGTTCAGGGTCCAGCTCCAGCACTGGTTCCAGCAGTGGGTCCAGTTCCTCCTCTGCATCAAGCCGCTCTGGGAGCTCCAGCACCTCTCGTAGCTCCAGTTCCAGCAGTTCCTCTGGATCCCCAAGCCCATCTCGACGTAGACATGACAACAGGAGACGTTCCCGCTCCAA GTCTAAGCCACCCAAGAGAGATGAAAAAGAGCGGAAGAGACGGAGTCCATCGCCCAGACCTACCAAAGTGCATGTTGGGAGACTCACCAGAAATGTGACCAAG GATCACATCATGGAAATATTTTCCACTTATGGGAAGATTAAAATGATTGACATGCCAGTTGACAGGTTAAATCCACATCTCTCCAAGGGTTATGCCTATGTGGAGTTTGAGAATCCAGATGATGCTGAAAAGGCACTGAAGCATATGGATGGAG GACAGATTGATGGTCAGGAGATCACTGCTACAGCTGTATTGGCACCTCGACCTAGGCCACCTCCCAGGCGCTTTAGCCCACCAAGGAGGATGCTGCCGCCACCACCAATGTGGCGTAGGTCACCACCTCGCATGAGGAGAAG GTCCAGATCTCCAAGACGCAGGTCCCCTGTTCGCCGACGGTCAAGATCCAGATCTCCAGGCCGAAGACGTCATCGTAGCCGCTCCAGCTCAAATTCTTCACGATAA
- the RNPS1 gene encoding RNA-binding protein with serine-rich domain 1 isoform X2, which yields MAPSPTKRKDRTEDKSKDRSKDKVSTKESSEKDRGRDKTRKRRSASSGSSSTRSRSSSTSSSGSSSSTGSSSGSSSSSASSRSGSSSTSRSSSSSSSSGSPSPSRRRHDNRRRSRSKSKPPKRDEKERKRRSPSPRPTKVHVGRLTRNVTKDHIMEIFSTYGKIKMIDMPVDRLNPHLSKGYAYVEFENPDDAEKALKHMDGGQIDGQEITATAVLAPRPRPPPRRFSPPRRMLPPPPMWRRSPPRMRRRSRSPRRRSPVRRRSRSRSPGRRRHRSRSSSNSSR from the exons GGCTCCCTCTCCAACCAAGCGCAAAGATCGGACTGAAGACAAATCCAAGGACAGATCCAAGGACAAAGTGTCCACCAAGGAATCAAGCGAAAAGGATCGTGGTCGGGACAAAACGCGCAAAAGGCGCAGTGCTTCCAGTGGTAGCAGCAGTACCAG gtccCGCTCCAGCTCCACTTCCAGTTCAGGGTCCAGCTCCAGCACTGGTTCCAGCAGTGGGTCCAGTTCCTCCTCTGCATCAAGCCGCTCTGGGAGCTCCAGCACCTCTCGTAGCTCCAGTTCCAGCAGTTCCTCTGGATCCCCAAGCCCATCTCGACGTAGACATGACAACAGGAGACGTTCCCGCTCCAA GTCTAAGCCACCCAAGAGAGATGAAAAAGAGCGGAAGAGACGGAGTCCATCGCCCAGACCTACCAAAGTGCATGTTGGGAGACTCACCAGAAATGTGACCAAG GATCACATCATGGAAATATTTTCCACTTATGGGAAGATTAAAATGATTGACATGCCAGTTGACAGGTTAAATCCACATCTCTCCAAGGGTTATGCCTATGTGGAGTTTGAGAATCCAGATGATGCTGAAAAGGCACTGAAGCATATGGATGGAG GACAGATTGATGGTCAGGAGATCACTGCTACAGCTGTATTGGCACCTCGACCTAGGCCACCTCCCAGGCGCTTTAGCCCACCAAGGAGGATGCTGCCGCCACCACCAATGTGGCGTAGGTCACCACCTCGCATGAGGAGAAG GTCCAGATCTCCAAGACGCAGGTCCCCTGTTCGCCGACGGTCAAGATCCAGATCTCCAGGCCGAAGACGTCATCGTAGCCGCTCCAGCTCAAATTCTTCACGATAA